The proteins below come from a single Harpia harpyja isolate bHarHar1 chromosome 2, bHarHar1 primary haplotype, whole genome shotgun sequence genomic window:
- the SEC31A gene encoding protein transport protein Sec31A isoform X8 yields the protein MKLKEIDRTAMQAWSPAQQHPIYLATGTSAQQLDATFSTSASLEIFELDLSDPSLDMKSCATFSSTHRYHKLIWGPHSMTSGERVSGVLIAGGENGNVILYDPAKIIAGDTEVIIAQKDKHTGPVRALDVNMFQTNLVASGANESEIYIWDLNNFATPMTPGVKTQPLEDISCIAWNRQVQHILASASPSGRATVWDLRKNEPIIKVSDHNNRMHCSGLAWHPDVATQMVLASEDDRLPVIQMWDLRFASSPLRVLESHTRGILAIAWSMADSELLLSCGKDAKILCSNPNTGEVLYELPTNTQWCFDIQWCPRNPAVLSAASFDGRISVYSILGGSTDGLRQKQVDQLSLSFGNLDPFGMGQPLPPLQLPQQTAPQSVILPLKKPPKWIRRPVGASFSFGGKLVTFENAKSQQQPGIEQQQRHHVYLSQVVTEKEFLARSNQLQEAVQSEGFVSYCQKKIDMAQADFEKNVWAFLKVNFEEDSRVKYLELLGYRKGDLRKKITSALNKEGLADGDFGETPAESDESVPNKGDEGQATEEQFLGERVNDHKQETEDLGSAKKTFNISVSGDVDGLITQALLTGNFESAVDLCLHDNRMADAIILAIAGGQELLSRTQEKYFAKMQSKITRLITAVVTKNWEEIVQSCDLQNWREALAAVLTYARPDEFAALCDLLGNRLESEGDSLLQTQACLCYICAGNVEKLVACWTKAQDGNSPLSLQDLIEKVVILRKAVQLTQAVDPNAVGALLAEKMSQYANLLAAQGSIAAALTFLPANTNQPNIMLLRDRLCRAQGELPVGQEALKAPYERQPMPKGQAAPVAGQMQGPQAPAQQYYQQVRIAPTVTTWSNKTPTALPSHLPAGCPSDTQGDNPPAPGFIMPGAVNPNMPLQQATSSNYSMYSQAGARPTYPQRPQNGWNDPPALNRAAKKKKVPDNFLPPVPITSPIMNPLADPQSQMQQPPAPAPPTVAPSFQPPHLPAGQLVLQGGYPPASQPLGPCIMPPAVSKPSTEGAPGAPIGNAIQHVQALPTEKITKKPIPEEHLILKTTFEALIQRCLLSASDPQTKRKLDDANKRLEFLYDKLREQTLSPTIISGLHNIVKSIETHNYQEGLNIHTHIVSTSNFSETSAFMPVLKVVLTQANKLGV from the exons atgaagCTGAAGGAAATTGATCGTACTGCCATGCAGGCATGgagccctgcccagcagcaccccatTTACCTAGCCACAG GTACATCAGCTCAGCAGCTGGATGCCACCTTCAGTACAAGTGCTTCTCTAGAAATATTTGAGTTGGACTTATCAGACCCTTCGCTGGACATGAAGTCCTGCGCCACCTTCTCCTCCACTCACAG GTACCACAAGCTGATCTGGGGGCCACACAGCATGACCTCGGGTGAGAGAGTCTCGGGAGTCCTGATTGCCGGTGGTGAAAACGGAAATGTCATTCTGTACGACCCAGCCAAAATCATAGCTGGAGACACTGAAGTAATAATTGCCCAGAAAGACAAGCACACGGGACCAGTAAGAGCACTTGATGTCAACATGTTCCAG ACTAATCTGGTGGCCTCTGGTGCTAATGAGTCTGAAATCTATATCTGGGACTTGAACAATTTTGCCACGCCAATGACACCAGGAGTGAAGACACAG CCTCTTGAGGACATCAGCTGCATTGCATGGAACAGGCAAGTCCAGCATATCCTGGCATCTGCCAGCCCTAGCGGCCGAGCTACTGTGTGGGATCTCAGGAAGAATGAACCCATCATCAAAGTCAGTGACCACAATAACCGG ATGCACTGCTCAGGCCTGGCGTGGCACCCTGATGTTGCTACCCAGATGGTTTTGGCCTCAGAGGATGACAGGCTGCCTGTGATTCAGATGTGGGACCTAAGATTTGCCTCCTCGCCACTTCGTGTTCTAGAAAGCCATACAAG GGGTATATTGGCCATTGCCTGGAGTATGGCGGATTCGGAGCTGCTACTTAGCTGTGGGAAGGATGCTAAAATTCTCTGCTCCAACCCTAACACGGGCGAG GTGCTGTATGAGTTGCCCACAAACACACAATGGTGCTTTGACATCCAGTGGTGTCCCAGGAACCCCGCTGTCTTGTCTGCGGCTTCATTTGACGGGCGGATCAGCGTTTACTCCATCTTGGGAGGTAGCACGGATGGCTTGAGGCAGAAGCAAGTTGACCAG CTTTCATTGTCTTTTGGGAACCTCGATCCATTTGGTATGGGACAGCCACTCCCACccctgcagcttccccagcaAACCGCCCCACAGAGTGTCATTTTGCCCCTAAAGAAACCACCCAAATGGATCCGACGACCTGTGGGAGCATCGTTCTCG TTTGGAGGCAAGCTGGTTACATTTGAGAATGCCAagtctcagcagcagccaggcatTGAGCAGCAGCAGCGTCACCATGTCTACCTGAGCCAGGTTGTTACAGAGAAGGAATTCCTGGCCCGCTCGAACCagctgcaagaggctgtgcagtctgAAGGCTTTGTCAGCTACTGCCAGAAGAAAATTGACATGGCCCAGGCTGACTTTGAGAAAAACGTGTGGGCCTTCTTAAAG GTGAACTTTGAAGAAGATTCACGTGTTAAATACCTTGAGCTCTTGGGATACAGGAAGGGGGATCTGAGGAAGAAG ATTACATCCGCTCTGAATAAAGAGGGTCTTGCAGATGGTGACTTTGGAGAG ACTCCTGCAGAATCTGATGAATCTGTGCCGAACAAGGGGGACGAAGGCCAGGCTACAGAGGAGCAGTTCTTGGGAGAG aGAGTGAATGACCATAAACAAGAAACTGAAGATTTGGGATCTGCAAAGAAGACATTTAACATCTCTGTTAGTGGAG ATGTGGACGGTTTGATTACCCAGGCTTTGCTGACGGGTAACTTTGAGAGCGCAGTAGATCTCTGCTTGCACGATAACCGCATGGCTGACGCCATTATCTTGGCCATCGCAGGCGGACAAGAGCTGCTTTCTAGGACACAGGAAAAGTACTTTGCTAAGATGCAGAGCAAAATTACCAGG CTTATCACTGCAGTGGTAACAAAGAACTGGGAAGAGATTGTGCAGTCTTGTGATCTGCAGAATTGGAGAGAGGCTTTGGCTGCTGTGCTCACTTATGCCAGGCCAGATGAGTTTGCAGCCCTTTGCG ATCTCCTGGGTAACAGGCTGGAGAGCGAGGGGGACAGCCTTCTGCAGACACAGGCTTGTCTCTGTTACATTTGTGCTGGCAACGTGGAAAAACTCGTTGCTTGTTGGACCAAAGCTCAGGATGGAAACAGCCCCTTATCCCTTCAG GATTTAATAGAGAAAGTTGTAATCCTGCGCAAAGCCGTGCAGCTCACCCAGGCTGTGGACCCTAATGCTGTGGGGGCCCTTTTGGCCGAGAAGATGAGCCAGTACGCCAACCTCCTGGCTGCCCAGGGCAGCATTGCTGCAGCTTTGACCTTCCTCCCTGCAAACACCAACCAG CCAAACATCATGCTGTTACGGGACAGGCTTTGCAGAGCCCAAGGGGAGCTCCCAGTGGGACAGGAGGCCCTCAAGGCACCATATGAGAGACAGCCCATGCCCAAAGGACAAGCTGCCCCTGTGGCTGGACAGATGCAAGGGCCCCAGGCTCCAGCCCAGCAGTATTACCAACAG GTTAGAATTGCCCCTACTGTCACTACCTGGAGTAACAAAACTCCTACTGCCCTTCCCAGCCATCTTCCTGCAGGCTGTCCCTCTGACACACAG GGAGACaacccacctgctccagggtTTATCATGCCAGGTGCTGTTAACCCCAACATGCCACTGCAGCAAGCCACATCTTCCAATTACAGCATGTACTCGCAAGCAGGGGCCCGGCCAACGTACCCGCAGA GGCCTCAGAATGGCTGGAATGACCCTCCCGCCCTGAACAGAGCTGCCAAGAAGAAGAAG gtccCTGATAACTTCCTGCCCCCAGTTCCCATCACCTCCCCCATCATGAACCCGCTGGCAGATCCACAGTCTCAGATGCAGCAGCCTCCGGCTCCAGCACCACCCACAGTTGCACCCAGCTTCCAGCCTCCGCACCTCCCTGCAGGACAGCTGGTGCTACAGGGTGGCTACCCACCTGCTTCCCAGCCCCTGGGGCCATGCATCATGCCACCTGCTGTTTCCAAACCCAGCACAGAGGGGGCCCCTGGGGCCCCAATTGGCAATGCCATCCAG CATGTGCAGGCACTGCCAACAGAGAAGATTACAAAGAAGCCCATCCCTGAGGAGCACCTTATTCTGAAGACTACGTTTGAAGCTCTTATCCAGAGGTGCCTGCTGTCTGCCTCTGATCCG caaacCAAGAGGAAACTAGATGATGCAAATAAACGCCTGGAATTTCTATATGACAAACTTAGGGAACAGACA CTCTCTCCAACCATCATTAGCGGTTTGCACAACATTGTGAAGAGCATTGAAACACACAACTATCAGGAGGGACTGAACATCCACACGCACATAGTCAGCACCAGCAACTTCAGCGAGACCTCTGCTTTCATGCCCGTTCTGAAAGTTGTCCTCACCCAGGCCAATAAGCTGGGTGTTTGA
- the SEC31A gene encoding protein transport protein Sec31A isoform X2, producing the protein MKLKEIDRTAMQAWSPAQQHPIYLATGTSAQQLDATFSTSASLEIFELDLSDPSLDMKSCATFSSTHRYHKLIWGPHSMTSGERVSGVLIAGGENGNVILYDPAKIIAGDTEVIIAQKDKHTGPVRALDVNMFQTNLVASGANESEIYIWDLNNFATPMTPGVKTQPLEDISCIAWNRQVQHILASASPSGRATVWDLRKNEPIIKVSDHNNRMHCSGLAWHPDVATQMVLASEDDRLPVIQMWDLRFASSPLRVLESHTRGILAIAWSMADSELLLSCGKDAKILCSNPNTGEVLYELPTNTQWCFDIQWCPRNPAVLSAASFDGRISVYSILGGSTDGLRQKQVDQLSLSFGNLDPFGMGQPLPPLQLPQQTAPQSVILPLKKPPKWIRRPVGASFSFGGKLVTFENAKSQQQPGIEQQQRHHVYLSQVVTEKEFLARSNQLQEAVQSEGFVSYCQKKIDMAQADFEKNVWAFLKVNFEEDSRVKYLELLGYRKGDLRKKITSALNKEGLADGDFGETPAESDESVPNKGDEGQATEEQFLGERVNDHKQETEDLGSAKKTFNISVSGDVDGLITQALLTGNFESAVDLCLHDNRMADAIILAIAGGQELLSRTQEKYFAKMQSKITRLITAVVTKNWEEIVQSCDLQNWREALAAVLTYARPDEFAALCDLLGNRLESEGDSLLQTQACLCYICAGNVEKLVACWTKAQDGNSPLSLQDLIEKVVILRKAVQLTQAVDPNAVGALLAEKMSQYANLLAAQGSIAAALTFLPANTNQPNIMLLRDRLCRAQGELPVGQEALKAPYERQPMPKGQAAPVAGQMQGPQAPAQQYYQQVRIAPTVTTWSNKTPTALPSHLPAGCPSDTQGDNPPAPGFIMPGAVNPNMPLQQATSSNYSMYSQAGARPTYPQTYQATQQYSCGTGGPALYQPQQPIAVPSYPNPAPNTTTPYLPSASAHSVPSPLYPGQPQPSPTSLNPISSFPLPPSAASFQHGRPGPPATSVAYALPAGPTGPQNGWNDPPALNRAAKKKKVPDNFLPPVPITSPIMNPLADPQSQMQQPPAPAPPTVAPSFQPPHLPAGQLVLQGGYPPASQPLGPCIMPPAVSKPSTEGAPGAPIGNAIQHVQALPTEKITKKPIPEEHLILKTTFEALIQRCLLSASDPQTKRKLDDANKRLEFLYDKLREQTLSPTIISGLHNIVKSIETHNYQEGLNIHTHIVSTSNFSETSAFMPVLKVVLTQANKLGV; encoded by the exons atgaagCTGAAGGAAATTGATCGTACTGCCATGCAGGCATGgagccctgcccagcagcaccccatTTACCTAGCCACAG GTACATCAGCTCAGCAGCTGGATGCCACCTTCAGTACAAGTGCTTCTCTAGAAATATTTGAGTTGGACTTATCAGACCCTTCGCTGGACATGAAGTCCTGCGCCACCTTCTCCTCCACTCACAG GTACCACAAGCTGATCTGGGGGCCACACAGCATGACCTCGGGTGAGAGAGTCTCGGGAGTCCTGATTGCCGGTGGTGAAAACGGAAATGTCATTCTGTACGACCCAGCCAAAATCATAGCTGGAGACACTGAAGTAATAATTGCCCAGAAAGACAAGCACACGGGACCAGTAAGAGCACTTGATGTCAACATGTTCCAG ACTAATCTGGTGGCCTCTGGTGCTAATGAGTCTGAAATCTATATCTGGGACTTGAACAATTTTGCCACGCCAATGACACCAGGAGTGAAGACACAG CCTCTTGAGGACATCAGCTGCATTGCATGGAACAGGCAAGTCCAGCATATCCTGGCATCTGCCAGCCCTAGCGGCCGAGCTACTGTGTGGGATCTCAGGAAGAATGAACCCATCATCAAAGTCAGTGACCACAATAACCGG ATGCACTGCTCAGGCCTGGCGTGGCACCCTGATGTTGCTACCCAGATGGTTTTGGCCTCAGAGGATGACAGGCTGCCTGTGATTCAGATGTGGGACCTAAGATTTGCCTCCTCGCCACTTCGTGTTCTAGAAAGCCATACAAG GGGTATATTGGCCATTGCCTGGAGTATGGCGGATTCGGAGCTGCTACTTAGCTGTGGGAAGGATGCTAAAATTCTCTGCTCCAACCCTAACACGGGCGAG GTGCTGTATGAGTTGCCCACAAACACACAATGGTGCTTTGACATCCAGTGGTGTCCCAGGAACCCCGCTGTCTTGTCTGCGGCTTCATTTGACGGGCGGATCAGCGTTTACTCCATCTTGGGAGGTAGCACGGATGGCTTGAGGCAGAAGCAAGTTGACCAG CTTTCATTGTCTTTTGGGAACCTCGATCCATTTGGTATGGGACAGCCACTCCCACccctgcagcttccccagcaAACCGCCCCACAGAGTGTCATTTTGCCCCTAAAGAAACCACCCAAATGGATCCGACGACCTGTGGGAGCATCGTTCTCG TTTGGAGGCAAGCTGGTTACATTTGAGAATGCCAagtctcagcagcagccaggcatTGAGCAGCAGCAGCGTCACCATGTCTACCTGAGCCAGGTTGTTACAGAGAAGGAATTCCTGGCCCGCTCGAACCagctgcaagaggctgtgcagtctgAAGGCTTTGTCAGCTACTGCCAGAAGAAAATTGACATGGCCCAGGCTGACTTTGAGAAAAACGTGTGGGCCTTCTTAAAG GTGAACTTTGAAGAAGATTCACGTGTTAAATACCTTGAGCTCTTGGGATACAGGAAGGGGGATCTGAGGAAGAAG ATTACATCCGCTCTGAATAAAGAGGGTCTTGCAGATGGTGACTTTGGAGAG ACTCCTGCAGAATCTGATGAATCTGTGCCGAACAAGGGGGACGAAGGCCAGGCTACAGAGGAGCAGTTCTTGGGAGAG aGAGTGAATGACCATAAACAAGAAACTGAAGATTTGGGATCTGCAAAGAAGACATTTAACATCTCTGTTAGTGGAG ATGTGGACGGTTTGATTACCCAGGCTTTGCTGACGGGTAACTTTGAGAGCGCAGTAGATCTCTGCTTGCACGATAACCGCATGGCTGACGCCATTATCTTGGCCATCGCAGGCGGACAAGAGCTGCTTTCTAGGACACAGGAAAAGTACTTTGCTAAGATGCAGAGCAAAATTACCAGG CTTATCACTGCAGTGGTAACAAAGAACTGGGAAGAGATTGTGCAGTCTTGTGATCTGCAGAATTGGAGAGAGGCTTTGGCTGCTGTGCTCACTTATGCCAGGCCAGATGAGTTTGCAGCCCTTTGCG ATCTCCTGGGTAACAGGCTGGAGAGCGAGGGGGACAGCCTTCTGCAGACACAGGCTTGTCTCTGTTACATTTGTGCTGGCAACGTGGAAAAACTCGTTGCTTGTTGGACCAAAGCTCAGGATGGAAACAGCCCCTTATCCCTTCAG GATTTAATAGAGAAAGTTGTAATCCTGCGCAAAGCCGTGCAGCTCACCCAGGCTGTGGACCCTAATGCTGTGGGGGCCCTTTTGGCCGAGAAGATGAGCCAGTACGCCAACCTCCTGGCTGCCCAGGGCAGCATTGCTGCAGCTTTGACCTTCCTCCCTGCAAACACCAACCAG CCAAACATCATGCTGTTACGGGACAGGCTTTGCAGAGCCCAAGGGGAGCTCCCAGTGGGACAGGAGGCCCTCAAGGCACCATATGAGAGACAGCCCATGCCCAAAGGACAAGCTGCCCCTGTGGCTGGACAGATGCAAGGGCCCCAGGCTCCAGCCCAGCAGTATTACCAACAG GTTAGAATTGCCCCTACTGTCACTACCTGGAGTAACAAAACTCCTACTGCCCTTCCCAGCCATCTTCCTGCAGGCTGTCCCTCTGACACACAG GGAGACaacccacctgctccagggtTTATCATGCCAGGTGCTGTTAACCCCAACATGCCACTGCAGCAAGCCACATCTTCCAATTACAGCATGTACTCGCAAGCAGGGGCCCGGCCAACGTACCCGCAGA CATATCAGGCCACACAGCAGTACTCTTGTGGAACAGGGGGACCAGCTCTCTACCAGCCTCAGCAGCCTATCGCTGTCCCTTCTTACCCAAACCCTGCCCCTAACACCACGACTCCCTACCTGCCCTCTGCCTCTGCCCATTCTGTGCCCTCCCCGCTCTACCCTGGGCAGCCTCAACCCTCCCCAACAAGCCTGAATCccatctcttccttccctcttcctccttctgctgCATCCTTTCAGCATGGCAGGCCAGGACCTCCAGCAACTTCTGTGGCCTATGCATTACCTGCTGGACCAACAG GGCCTCAGAATGGCTGGAATGACCCTCCCGCCCTGAACAGAGCTGCCAAGAAGAAGAAG gtccCTGATAACTTCCTGCCCCCAGTTCCCATCACCTCCCCCATCATGAACCCGCTGGCAGATCCACAGTCTCAGATGCAGCAGCCTCCGGCTCCAGCACCACCCACAGTTGCACCCAGCTTCCAGCCTCCGCACCTCCCTGCAGGACAGCTGGTGCTACAGGGTGGCTACCCACCTGCTTCCCAGCCCCTGGGGCCATGCATCATGCCACCTGCTGTTTCCAAACCCAGCACAGAGGGGGCCCCTGGGGCCCCAATTGGCAATGCCATCCAG CATGTGCAGGCACTGCCAACAGAGAAGATTACAAAGAAGCCCATCCCTGAGGAGCACCTTATTCTGAAGACTACGTTTGAAGCTCTTATCCAGAGGTGCCTGCTGTCTGCCTCTGATCCG caaacCAAGAGGAAACTAGATGATGCAAATAAACGCCTGGAATTTCTATATGACAAACTTAGGGAACAGACA CTCTCTCCAACCATCATTAGCGGTTTGCACAACATTGTGAAGAGCATTGAAACACACAACTATCAGGAGGGACTGAACATCCACACGCACATAGTCAGCACCAGCAACTTCAGCGAGACCTCTGCTTTCATGCCCGTTCTGAAAGTTGTCCTCACCCAGGCCAATAAGCTGGGTGTTTGA